TTGTATTCGTGCATTTTTTGCTGTCTTATTGGTTCCCCCAGCGCGAATTCGTTAATGATCAAGTTGTTTATTATTTTTTCAACACATTTGGGACTGGAACGTCTAAAGACTTTAACCCAACTTGTGATCATTGGATGTTTGTCTTTAGCCATGAGAGCTAACTTTTTCAAACCGCTTTTGGATGGTTCCTTTGTTAAGGCGCTGAGTGTGGAGAATAATTTGTATAGGCCTTCCTCATCGGTGTTCCTGAGTACCGAAGCAACGATCTTGCCTGCTTGATGGTATATGAAACCTTTCACTCCTCCAACTACTGCCATTTTGATACCTCCTTTACCAACCGGTCAGTAAAAATGTTAACTCGGCCGTGTTGCAATATAGTTACTTATTAGCAATTTTTTAATTAACCAACAGCCAACAACCGTAGTGCATCAACGACGAGTCGCGTCGCACGCACGTCGTCTTCATTGTATTTCAATACCACATCGAGCAAAGATGGTTCTCTTGACTCAAGCCATAGTTGAAAGTACCTGCTGGCACGCCAGCCATCCAGTTTGGTGTGCCAATTGAAACCATAATATCGTGCGACACTCTTGAGAGAATAACTGAACAAAGGTAATGCAACATGTTTCGACAGAACTTGATAGACATCAACGAATCTTCTTTTCAACTGGTCATAAGCACGTTGTAAACTATAAAGCTGCGAGAGTTCTTTGAAACGCATAGGTTCATAAGAACAATAATGGTAAATACAGTTGTTCGTTGAAAGAAGAAAATCAACGACTTCTTTGAAAACCTTTTCTTCTTGGTCCTTTGTTTCACACAGAAAATAGATGTATCTATCTTCATTGAGGATTCCAAAAAGATAATCGTAGCCAGCTGTTACATGAGATTCGATGTCGAGAAACAATCCTTCTGAAAGCTGTGGAAGTGGTTGCAGCAAAACCGCGCGTCTATCGAGCAAAGCTATCGCTTTTTTCCTCAGTTTTTCAAGAACGTCTTTTGAAAAATTTCTCAACTTTTCAACTTTAATGAGATCCTCAAGATCGTCGATGCCTTCTCTCAATAATTTCAAACGTGTTCGTTCGTTCAAACCATGAATTGCTAGTAGATCTTTTTTCTGTATGAGCACCTCGCTACAATCTAAGACGTACGAACATGTTTTGCAGAGAGAAACTGGTTTGGGGTCATACAGTTCTTCCCTAAAAGAGGTAATGGCTTCAAGCAAAGACATCAATCTTGGAAGGGCGTTCTTCCAATCAACATCGACTACGAAATGAGGAGAGCTAATCGTAACGCGTGTCACAAAGAACCCTCTTTGGCAGAAAATGTAAGCGTGATAAGCGGCCTCAATTAAGTATTTTTTCTTGAAACTCTTGGCTTCTTTTTTGAGTATCAATCTCCACCCATTTTCTTCTGGTACCGCAAGATCTGGGTCTGCAACGAATGTTCTTCCAAAAATTTCTGCTTCCAAAATAGGATTTTCCACAGAAAAACCTAGCCTGAGCAGTTCGGTTGAATCAGGGATCTCCTCACGATGCTCTAAATCTTTTCTTTCAAGTTGAAATCTTCGAGGACACAGCAAGAATTGCTCTAGATCACCGTACCAGATTTGCTCACTCATAAGCTGTCCACCAATCTTCATGGACATCTTCAACAGTTTGCTTCACAAATTGTAGGACCTTTCTGAAACTAGATTGCCAGTAAGCATCACTCAATCCGGGTTCTATAAGACCCTCCACATCGGAGAAGAGTTTTTCATTGAGTTTTGATGATCTTAGAGGTCTTCGTGCTTGCAGCGCTCTTGCAGAACACATGAGCTCAATGGCTAGTAACACTTTGATATTTTCCAAAATCTTTAACAATTTCAGACAAGCGTTCATTCCCATGCTCACGTGATCCTCCTGAAAGCCACTCGTGGGGATCGTGTCTACAGA
This window of the Pseudothermotoga sp. genome carries:
- a CDS encoding TM0106 family RecB-like putative nuclease, whose amino-acid sequence is MKIGGQLMSEQIWYGDLEQFLLCPRRFQLERKDLEHREEIPDSTELLRLGFSVENPILEAEIFGRTFVADPDLAVPEENGWRLILKKEAKSFKKKYLIEAAYHAYIFCQRGFFVTRVTISSPHFVVDVDWKNALPRLMSLLEAITSFREELYDPKPVSLCKTCSYVLDCSEVLIQKKDLLAIHGLNERTRLKLLREGIDDLEDLIKVEKLRNFSKDVLEKLRKKAIALLDRRAVLLQPLPQLSEGLFLDIESHVTAGYDYLFGILNEDRYIYFLCETKDQEEKVFKEVVDFLLSTNNCIYHYCSYEPMRFKELSQLYSLQRAYDQLKRRFVDVYQVLSKHVALPLFSYSLKSVARYYGFNWHTKLDGWRASRYFQLWLESREPSLLDVVLKYNEDDVRATRLVVDALRLLAVG